The Verrucomicrobiia bacterium sequence TTTTTTTAATTAAAAAATAATTTAAGCAATGTTTGTTCGCGATCCCGTTCGTAAAAAACAAAAGGAATTGAAAAAAGTTGCTGCTGACAATGCTTCTTTAAAAAAATCTCTTGAGAAATTAATTGAAGAGGCCAAGCAACCGCAACCTGTTAAAATAGTGCCTACGGGACCTAAGACTTTGAGAGTTGAAAATAAAAGGGCAAAAATAAAATTTTTACGCTATTTTCTTATTTTATTGGCTTTGGCACTTTATATTTTGTATCTCCGATCGCGTTAGAAAGAAAAAGTTATGCCTACTTACCAATATTTTTGTGAAAAATGCAAAAAAAATTTTGATTATTTTCAATCAATGAAAGATAAACCTTTGACGCATTGTCCTCAAACCGAATGTCGTCAAAAAAAATGGGGAAAAGGAAAGGTAAAGCGTCTTTTGTCTGGAGGAGCCGGATTCATTTTTAAGGGGAGCGGTTTTTATATTACCGATTATCGCAGTGAAAATTATAAATCAGCAGCGAAAAAGGAAAGTGAAGCAGCTAAGCCAAACTCTGAAAAAAAGAGCTCGGAAACTAAGAAAAAAGACAGTGCGAAAAAAGATTGATTTTCTGCTTTGGGAGAGATCGTTAAAAATAATTATTTTATTTTTAGGGTTAGCAATGGTTGTTCATGCTCAAACGGAGAAAAAATATACCCTTACCACTTTTGACCAGCGTTTTGAAATCACGACAACTAATCTCAGTTTAACTCATCAACTTTTGTTAACGGTAGAGCAGGCAGGTAAAGATTTTGAGATGTTAGTGGGAGATAAGCAGGATTGGAAATATCCGATTCACATATCTGTTTTTGCAGGAGTTAAGGGGTTTGAACGTCAGATTAAAATTTCTCATCAAGGGTTGATTTTTAATCTTTTGGCTTCGCCTGAAGCTCTAAGTGGAGGAGAATTTTTTAGCGCTTTGAGTGAGTTGCTCTGTTACGAATTAAGTGTGCGCGATTTGAAAGGGATTCAGAATTATGAAACCTTACCGGTTTTAGATTTTTGGTTGGTTGACGGAATTGGGCAGAACCTAAATCGAGTTTATCATGAAGACTATTTACGTGTGGTGAAAGGTGTGACCGATCACCAAGCGGCGCCTACTTTGTTGACTGTGCAGTCTTGGACCCAACCGAGTGAAGATCGTTTGGAGCGGTGGTATCAGAAGGCATTTGATTTTTGGCTGGTTCGTCAATTAACGTTTCATAGGGTGGATCGCAACACTTTGGGACAATGGTTGCGTCAAGCGAGTCGCACGGAGGCAGAAAGAACAACGTATTGGACTAATCTGGTGGTGGGTGGAAAATGGTGGTCAACAGCTTTACGTCGTAGCGTAAGACAGCCACATGAAGTTTTTTTGAATCTTGAAACAACGCAGCAACAGCTCGAAACCATTTTGCAGATCGAATTTGAAAAAGATAAAAAAAGTTATTCCTTAGCGCATTGGCATGAGACCCCAAGGAATGCTGATTTTTTTCTTTTTTTAAGAAAAGAGCAACAGGCCTTGTGGCGATTGATGGAAAGAGGCGATGCTTTTTATCAACCTGTAATTATGGCTTATTACGAAGCGCTTTCTATTTTGTTGGGTGATATCAAATCACAGAAAACTTTTTTGGATCAAATTCAGTTTGCAGAAAATTTGGCGCAGCATTTGCAGGTGCAGCATCAAAAGGTAAATGATTATTTAAATTGGTTCGAAGTCACTCAATATCCCTTGGCACCGGAAATTGAATTTGACGATTATTTTGATTGGATGGCGAGTTTGGAGACGCAGGAGGCGATGGCAAATTTAAGGCAACGTGCTAATCCTTTTTCAATTTTGAATTGGCAGCGTTGAAATTTTTGCACAAGATATAGTTAGTTCAATCACGAATGGCGGCCGTAGTTCAATGGTAGAACTCCAGGTTGTGGTCCTGGCTGTTGCGGGTTCGAATCCCGTCGGTCGCCCTTCTTTCGTTTCCAATCTTAAATTAAATTTGAAATTTCCAATTTATGAACATCAATTCTTATTTTCATAAAAAAAGGCTTATGGAATCTCCATAAGCCTTTAACTTAAAAAATTAACTTAAACTTATCTTGGCGCAATCAATTTTACCCCTTTAACCGCATTAGTTACAAAGGGAGCTACGATTCCTGGAGCAAATGGAGATTGGAGGAAAAGAGTTTTCTTTTCACCAATCAAGATGGTGGCTCCGCTTCCATCAAAGACAAATTGGCCAACTGCACCGGCTTTTGCTTTTTTGCTGTTTAAGGTAATAATCTTGTTGAGCGTATTAAAATCAGGTCCAGAAAGACTGACAATTTCAGTGCCTTTTTGGGCCAAAACGGTGGGTTGTAAGCGTCCGCTTAGAGCGCCAAAGATTTTGAATTTTTTTGGCAATTTTTTATCAGCCACCACTTTGGGCGCTTCAAAACCGGAGCCGGTGTTAATGGCCACAAAGAGTGAAGTTTTCTTTTGGAAATAAAGATCGGGGACGAGATCGCCATTAAAATCACCGCTAGCCACAGGTTTCAAGCCTTTGACTTGGAGATTATGAATGGGTGTGGTAAAACCAGGACCTTTTAAGCCCTGCACGGTTTTGCCTTTTTTAGTGATGAGATCACTGATGTGATCACCATCTAGATCGGCTCCAGCCACAATTTTGGATTTGATTGTTGCATTTGGAGTGGTTGACTTACTAATGGAAACGATGTTGGTTTCATTAACTACGTAAATATTTTTCTTTTTCTTTAACACATAGTCGGAAAAACTATCACCATTATAGTCATTTTCGGGATAGATCGAAAGGTTTAAAGTCCATTGAGAGATTAAGCCACTATCTACGCCTTGATCATCTTTCACAAAAAGCTTCCAATCTCCATTGGGATTAGTGTTTGTAAAGACTGCTAAGTTTGTGCCATAAGGAGCTGTAGGAGCAGGTGAAGGCCAAACGTCATTAGTGCCATCGTTGCCTGGGAAGTTTGTGGGCTTAAATCTTCCTCCCAAAGCAATACTAGTACTATCGGGTATAGAGTTAGTTGTAAAATCAGTGATAATAAAAGGGGCATTAGTTATGTTGCCTGATCCTCCACAATCGGACATAAGAATGGTTGATTGTCCCTCAGGTCCAACTAAGAGTATATCGACATCATCGGGAAAGGTGTGAGTTAGAGTAAAAGAAACTTCTATTTGTATCAATTTTGTTGGTAAGTTAGAAACGGTAATGACTGAAGGATAGGGTACAGCATTAGTGTTATCTGGGATGGCAATGTCCTGTTGTTGTGTGATGAAGATTTGAGCTTGGGTTGATTTAACAAATAAAACGCTTACGACAATTAGTAGT is a genomic window containing:
- a CDS encoding zinc ribbon domain-containing protein: MPTYQYFCEKCKKNFDYFQSMKDKPLTHCPQTECRQKKWGKGKVKRLLSGGAGFIFKGSGFYITDYRSENYKSAAKKESEAAKPNSEKKSSETKKKDSAKKD